Proteins co-encoded in one Synergistaceae bacterium genomic window:
- a CDS encoding secondary thiamine-phosphate synthase enzyme YjbQ: MSVHTFTLSTKREGFYDITEKVAEAIAKSGAEEGLCLVFCPHTTAAITINENADPDVPADILKGLAAAYPDSPAFRHGEGNSPAHLKSTCVGASVTLIIEGGRPLLGTWQGVWFCEFDGPRTRHFHVKVLQG, from the coding sequence ATGAGCGTACATACCTTTACTCTGTCCACAAAACGAGAGGGATTTTATGATATTACGGAAAAAGTCGCAGAGGCCATCGCCAAAAGCGGGGCAGAGGAGGGGCTGTGCCTGGTGTTCTGCCCTCACACCACGGCTGCGATCACCATCAACGAAAACGCCGATCCGGACGTGCCGGCGGACATTCTGAAGGGGCTGGCCGCGGCGTATCCGGACAGCCCCGCGTTCCGGCACGGAGAAGGAAACTCCCCCGCGCACCTGAAATCGACCTGCGTGGGGGCCTCGGTGACGCTGATCATCGAAGGAGGACGCCCTCTGCTGGGAACCTGGCAGGGAGTCTGGTTCTGCGAGTTCGACGGTCCCCGTACCCGTCATTTTCACGTAAAGGTCCTGCAAGGATAA
- a CDS encoding cupin domain-containing protein — MKTYETDALPKFDKRPGSVGTFVHGENLTLTVWTVKKDTILASHSHSHEQISYLVSGAMRFETEDGKTVLLKGGSFAVFAPNETHGGIALEDTVAIDAFTPAREDFKAETGWKDS, encoded by the coding sequence TTGAAAACGTACGAAACCGATGCGCTTCCGAAGTTCGACAAAAGACCCGGCTCGGTGGGAACCTTCGTTCACGGCGAAAATCTGACGCTCACGGTCTGGACCGTCAAAAAAGACACGATTTTGGCCTCGCACAGCCACTCCCACGAACAAATTTCCTATCTGGTCAGCGGGGCCATGCGTTTTGAAACGGAAGACGGAAAAACGGTCCTTCTGAAAGGCGGCAGCTTCGCCGTGTTCGCCCCGAACGAGACTCATGGAGGAATCGCTTTGGAGGATACCGTGGCCATCGACGCCTTCACCCCCGCAAGAGAGGATTTCAAGGCGGAAACGGGCTGGAAGGATAGCTGA
- a CDS encoding alanyl-tRNA editing protein, which produces MSGDATRQTKILEILPAEGKTVRVVLEEVPPEDLFHPSGGGQPGDTGTLRGLPGEGETAVFRADVLDARRRREDGATILDLKVTRGVPEVGLPVLAERDDARNSILSRMHTAQHIFSRLQENACEGLETLKVNIGVDESVVSVHYDGELTWEGLFGLEDQTREVIRQNLPVESFLTSREEAERISELKAKWERIHDEKIRVVRIAGIDATACAGTHAARTSEIGDFMVTGFNGSPPDWEVRFTVRTEAFTRDGLRVLRRLLREIGCPLDRVEDVFLRQRAENAALRQLADRMRSYVSIPWEERRLGERPLYFALLPGLTKELISVPARLCAEGHPDALCLALLPGPPEEPFPFILLRGAETGVDLTGFLKRFPELKARGGGKPDWLNGTTTERSVTVWLDCLKRYLE; this is translated from the coding sequence GTGAGCGGAGACGCGACGCGACAGACGAAAATACTTGAAATTCTTCCCGCCGAGGGCAAAACGGTTCGGGTCGTTCTGGAGGAAGTTCCGCCGGAAGACCTTTTTCACCCGTCCGGTGGAGGACAGCCCGGCGACACGGGAACGCTCCGGGGACTTCCGGGAGAGGGTGAAACGGCCGTATTCCGGGCCGATGTTCTGGACGCCCGACGGCGGCGCGAGGACGGCGCGACGATTCTCGACCTGAAGGTGACCCGGGGCGTTCCCGAAGTGGGGCTGCCCGTTCTGGCGGAACGGGACGACGCCCGCAACTCCATCCTTTCGCGAATGCACACGGCCCAGCACATTTTTTCCCGCCTTCAGGAAAACGCCTGCGAGGGTTTGGAGACCCTGAAGGTGAATATCGGCGTCGACGAAAGCGTCGTCAGCGTCCATTACGACGGAGAACTGACCTGGGAGGGGCTTTTCGGACTGGAGGACCAGACCCGGGAGGTCATCCGGCAGAACCTGCCGGTGGAGTCCTTTCTGACCTCCCGGGAAGAAGCGGAGCGAATCTCCGAGCTGAAGGCCAAATGGGAGCGCATCCACGACGAGAAAATCCGGGTCGTGAGAATTGCCGGAATCGACGCCACGGCCTGCGCGGGAACCCACGCGGCACGAACCTCAGAGATCGGAGATTTCATGGTGACGGGCTTCAACGGGTCGCCGCCGGACTGGGAGGTTCGCTTTACGGTTCGGACGGAGGCCTTTACCCGGGACGGGCTTCGGGTGCTGCGGCGTCTCCTGCGGGAGATCGGCTGCCCTCTGGATCGGGTGGAGGACGTGTTCCTGCGTCAAAGGGCGGAAAACGCGGCGCTTCGGCAGCTTGCGGACCGAATGCGCTCCTATGTTTCCATCCCCTGGGAGGAGCGGCGGCTCGGGGAACGGCCCCTGTATTTCGCCCTGCTGCCCGGCCTGACCAAAGAGCTGATTTCAGTCCCTGCCCGGCTCTGCGCCGAGGGACATCCCGACGCCCTGTGCCTCGCCCTGCTGCCCGGCCCGCCGGAGGAGCCCTTCCCCTTTATCCTGCTGCGGGGTGCGGAAACCGGCGTTGACCTGACCGGATTTCTCAAACGCTTCCCGGAACTGAAGGCCCGGGGCGGCGGCAAACCGGACTGGCTCAACGGCACGACGACGGAGCGCTCCGTCACGGTCTGGCTCGACTGCCTGAAGCGGTATCTGGAATGA
- a CDS encoding MarR family transcriptional regulator has translation MDEIKTTVTRQLRHLQMLMHRAMFQDFSGSGPFHSPHRGQGRILALLKMKPEISQKELTYLLDMSKQSLAELLAKLEKNEYITREPSEEDKRVMMVKLTENGAKAADDVTENEPAATEFLDCLDEEELRRFSEYLERIIKGYEEKFPNEDFEERRRLLLEFMSHHHHPHDFDSHDRHHRSFAGRLRELFAGGRGEGDPREPERNFGNGDDLRWQRARFEARGLGRE, from the coding sequence ATGGACGAAATCAAGACGACGGTTACACGGCAGCTGCGCCACCTTCAAATGCTCATGCACCGCGCGATGTTTCAGGATTTCAGCGGGAGCGGCCCTTTTCACAGCCCCCACAGAGGGCAGGGGCGAATTCTGGCCCTGCTGAAAATGAAGCCGGAGATCAGTCAAAAAGAACTGACCTATCTCCTCGACATGAGCAAACAGTCCCTCGCGGAACTGCTCGCGAAATTGGAAAAAAACGAGTATATTACACGAGAGCCGTCTGAAGAAGATAAGCGGGTTATGATGGTCAAACTGACCGAGAACGGAGCGAAAGCCGCCGACGACGTGACGGAAAACGAACCGGCGGCGACGGAATTTCTGGACTGTCTCGACGAGGAGGAGTTAAGGCGTTTCAGCGAATATCTTGAGCGTATTATCAAGGGATATGAGGAAAAATTCCCGAACGAGGACTTTGAAGAACGTCGCAGGCTGTTGCTGGAATTCATGTCTCACCACCACCATCCGCACGATTTTGACAGCCACGATCGGCATCATCGCTCGTTCGCCGGACGCCTGCGCGAATTATTCGCCGGCGGGCGCGGGGAAGGCGACCCCCGTGAGCCGGAAAGGAATTTTGGAAATGGCGACGATCTCAGATGGCAGCGCGCGCGCTTCGAGGCCCGGGGCCTCGGCAGGGAGTGA